CGAAGTTTTCAAGCGCGGGTTTTTTTCGAAAAAAAAAGGGAGGGTTCTCTGGAACCCCCCCTGATTGAATTCGGCAGGTTAAATCAGACGATGCCCTGGGCCAGCATGGCCTTGGCCACCTTGATGAAGCCGGCGATGTTGGCGCCGGTCAGGTAGTCGCCCTTGGTGGCGTACTTCTCGGAGGCGTCCAGGCACTGCTGGTGGATGGCCTTCATGATCCGCTGCAGCTTCTGATCGACCTCGTTGCGGTCCCAGTACCAGCGCGAGCTCTGCTGCGCCATCTCCAGGCCCGAAGTGGCCACGCCGCCGGCGTTGGCCGCCTTGGCCGGCCCGTAGAGGATGTTGCTCTCCTGGTAGACCTTGATGGCCGCCAGGTTGGAGGGCATGTTGGCGCCCTCGCTCACCAGGAAGCAGCCGTTCTTGACCATGGCTTTGGCGTGCTCCTCGTTGATCTCGTTCTGGGTGGCCGACGGGAAAGCGCAGTCGAACGTGATGCCCTGCTCCTTGACCACGTCCCACACGCTCTTGCCTTCGTAGAATTTGGCGCTCTTGTACTTCTCGACGTATTCCTTGGCCCGGCCGCGGCGCACGTTCTCGATCTCCATCAAATGGGCCAGCTTGCCGGCATCGATGCCCTCTTCGTCGATCACGGTGCCGCCGGAATCGCAGAAGGAGATGGCCTTGCCGCCCAGCTGGGTGATCTTTTCGATGGTGTACTGGGAGACGTTGCCCTTGCCCGAGACCAGGCAGCGCAGGCCCTTGTAATCCTTCTTGCGGGTGGCCAGCATCTCGGCGCCGAAGTAGACCGCGCCGTAGCCCGTTGCTTCGGGACGGATCAGGCTGCCGCCGTACTCCAGGGCGCGGCCGGTCAGCACGCCAGTGAACTCGTTGCGGATTTTCTTGTAGTAGCCATAGAGGAACCCGATCTCGCGCCCCCCCACGCCGATGT
The nucleotide sequence above comes from Candidatus Aminicenantes bacterium. Encoded proteins:
- the gdhA gene encoding NADP-specific glutamate dehydrogenase — protein: MSMMKELIEKVKVKNPGEPEFHQAVKEVLETLEPTVKKHPEFVKAKIYERIVEPDRAILFRVPWVDDKGEVQVNKGFRVQFNNAIGPYKGGLRFHPSVNLGLIKFLGFEQIFKNSLTTLAMGGGKGGSDFDPKGKSDNEVMKFCHAFMRELFRHIGADVDVPAGDIGVGGREIGFLYGYYKKIRNEFTGVLTGRALEYGGSLIRPEATGYGAVYFGAEMLATRKKDYKGLRCLVSGKGNVSQYTIEKITQLGGKAISFCDSGGTVIDEEGIDAGKLAHLMEIENVRRGRAKEYVEKYKSAKFYEGKSVWDVVKEQGITFDCAFPSATQNEINEEHAKAMVKNGCFLVSEGANMPSNLAAIKVYQESNILYGPAKAANAGGVATSGLEMAQQSSRWYWDRNEVDQKLQRIMKAIHQQCLDASEKYATKGDYLTGANIAGFIKVAKAMLAQGIV